In Thermus aquaticus, the sequence CGCTGGACCTCCTCGGGGAAGAAGAGCTGGGTGGCGAAGGCCTGAGCCCCCGCCTCCACCCGGAGGTGCAGGTGGGGGGTGCGGCTTGGATACCAGCCGGGGAAGAGGGTAAGGAAGGCCGCCTGGCCCTCCGCGTCCGTGCGCCGGAAGCCCCGGCAGAAGGTCCCGGGGGCGTTTATCCCGGAGTAGCGCCCCAGGGCGTCCGTGTGCCAGAGGTCCACCCGGACCCCCACGAGGGGGCGGCAGGCCCGGTCCTGCACCCGAAGCCGCAGGCGGAGAGGCACCCCGGGAAGCCCCTCCCGGAGGTCCTCCCTTTCGGGCACGTCCCGGAGGTAGTAAGGGCCTTGCGTGAGGGCGGGGGTGGGGGTGCAGGCCTGCCCCCGGGCCAGGGGCAGGGCCAGGAAAAGGCCGAGGAGGGCGCGGCGCTTCATTTCCGCCTCAAGACCAGGTCCACCTCCAGCCGGATGCGGTTTTCCACGCTGAGGAGGATGGGCACCCGGGGCTGGACCAGGCCGAACCTCTCAAAGGGGAACTCGGTGCGCAAGAGGACCCGCGCCTCCTGGCCGGAAAACTCCACCTCCCCCTCCCAGACCACCTCCTGGGTCACGTCCCGGATGGTGAGGTCCCCCACCACCTTCACCGGGAACTTGCCGCTTTGGGGCAGCGGGTTGGGAAGCCCCTCCACCCGCTTGGGGCGGAAGCTGGCCGTGGGGAAGCGGTCGGTCTCCAGGGTGTTCTGGCGCAGGTAGTTGTCCCGCCGGGCCTGGTCGCTCTTTAGCTCCCTGAGGTCCACGGTGAAGCTCCCCGTGGCCTGGCCTCCCTGGAGGCGCACCTCGCCCTTCACGGCCTTGGTGGTGCCCACGGCGTCGGTGATGCCGATCTGCACCAACTGCTCCCGGACCCGGTAGCGGGCCTCCCCGGAGACCACCTCAAAGCTCTGGGCCAAAGCGGGTACCAGAAGGGCCAGGATTCCTATCCACCACCGCACGGCTACCACCTCCTCGCTTAGCGCTAGGGAAAGCGTAGCAGGCCAGGGTTAAGAGCGGGTTAGAGGCCCCCCTGGTTTACACTGGGTCCATGACCCGGGCCCTCACCTTTGACGTGGGCAACACCCTGATCCTGGCAAGCCCCCGCTTCTGGCTTTTGCCCTTTCTGGAGGAGCGGGGCCTAAAGCCCAGGGGGGACGTGCGGCAGGCGGCCCTTCAGGCCTTCCGCTTTTACGAGGAAAACCACCTCCTGGCCCGGGACCTGGAAAGCGCCCTGGGCCTTTGGCGGGAGTTTCACCGGAGGCTCTTCGCCGGGATGGGCCTCGAGGCGGAGGCGGATCGTCTTTCCCGGGAGCTCGTGGCCAACTGGCTGAACCCGTCCTTCTGGCCCCTGGCCCCGGGGGCGGAGGAGACCCTGAAGGCCCTCAAGGAGCGGGGCTACCCCCTGGCCGTGGTCTCCAACTGGGACGCCTCCTTGCCGGAGATCCTCGAGGCCGTGGGCCTGAGGGGCTACTTTGACCACCTGGCGGTGAGCGCCCTTTCCGGGGTGGCCAAGCCCGACCCCAGGCTCTTCCAAGAGGCCCTCAGGGCCCTCGGGGTGGCCCCGGAGGAGGCTTTGCACGTGGGGGACGCCGAGGCCGACCTTCTGGGCGCCCAGGGGGCGGGGATGCGGGCCCTCCTCTTTGACCCCACGGGGGAGAACCCCGAGGCCCTGCACCGCCTCCCCGCCGTGCTAGACTACCTCCCATGAGCGTCCGGGAGGCCATCTGGGGGGAGAAGCGGGCGGCCATAGAGAAGAGCCTCGAGGAGGTGGACCCCGACCTCTTCCGCTACATCCGCGACTTCGCCTACGAGGAGGTCCTGGCGAGGCCGGGTCTGGACCTGAAGACCAGGGAGCTTCTCGCCATCACCGCCCTCATTGCCCTGGGAAGCCCCAAGGAGCTCGCCACCCACCTGGAGGGGGCCCTCAGGGTGGGTGCCACGGAAGGGGAGGTGCGGGAGACCATTTTGCAGTCCGCCCTCTTCCTGGGCTTCCCCCGGGCCCTGGCGGCCATGAAGCTCTTTCACGCTGTGCTCAAGGGCCGTGGTGCTCCTCACGAGGGGGAAAGATAGGGCGCTTTTGGAAAGGCTCGCCGCCTTGGGGATAGAGGCGGCGGAGGTGGCCCTTTTGGAGCAGGTGGACCTGCCCGCTTTGGCCCTTCTTCCCGAGAGGCTCCAAAGGGCGGACTGGGTGGCCGTGACCTCCAAAGAGGGGGCTAGGCGCCTCCTCCTGGCCTGGGAGCGGGCGAAAAGGCCTCCCCTCAGGGTGGCGGCCGTGGGGGAGGGGACGGCGGAGGTCCTCAAAGAGGGGGGGCTTTCCCCGGCCTTCGTCCCGGGGAGGGCCACGGCCAAGGACCTGGCCGAGGGCTTTCCCGAGGCCCAAAGGGTCCTCTTTGTGGCCGGGGACCTGGCGGGGGAGGACTTGGAGAGGGGCCTTCTGGCCCGGGGGATCGCGGTGGAGCGCCTTCCCGTCTACGCCACCCGGGAAAGGGCCCTCTCCCCGGAGGAGGTGGCCCTTTTAGAGAGGGCCCAGGTGGCGGCCTTCTTCAGCCCTTCGGGGGCCAGGGCCTTCGCCCGCTGGACGGATCGTCGTCCCAGGGCCGCCTGCATCGGCCCCAGCACCGCGGAGGAGGCCAGGAGGCTCGGCTTTGCCGTCTGGGAGGCCGAGGCCCCGGGCCTGGAGGGCCTCTTTAGGGCCATCCTCGAGGCCCTCTCCCATTGAGCACCCCGCCGCGGCGGGGGCCCCATTAGTCCCCCGGGGCCTTTCCTTTGGTTAGGGGCTTTTGTCCCCCCTGGTCCGGCGTATACTCCCTTAAGCGTATGGCCCTGCCCCTTTATCTGGTGGGCCTTTCCCACAAGACCGCCCCGGTGGAGGTGCGAGAGCGTGCGGC encodes:
- a CDS encoding intradiol ring-cleavage dioxygenase, which translates into the protein MKRRALLGLFLALPLARGQACTPTPALTQGPYYLRDVPEREDLREGLPGVPLRLRLRVQDRACRPLVGVRVDLWHTDALGRYSGINAPGTFCRGFRRTDAEGQAAFLTLFPGWYPSRTPHLHLRVEAGAQAFATQLFFPEEVQRQVYALPPYRERGMPRVGNRQDGLFRADLLLPLEREGEGFRGTFVLVLPG
- a CDS encoding YceI family protein, which codes for MRWWIGILALLVPALAQSFEVVSGEARYRVREQLVQIGITDAVGTTKAVKGEVRLQGGQATGSFTVDLRELKSDQARRDNYLRQNTLETDRFPTASFRPKRVEGLPNPLPQSGKFPVKVVGDLTIRDVTQEVVWEGEVEFSGQEARVLLRTEFPFERFGLVQPRVPILLSVENRIRLEVDLVLRRK
- a CDS encoding HAD family hydrolase; translation: MTRALTFDVGNTLILASPRFWLLPFLEERGLKPRGDVRQAALQAFRFYEENHLLARDLESALGLWREFHRRLFAGMGLEAEADRLSRELVANWLNPSFWPLAPGAEETLKALKERGYPLAVVSNWDASLPEILEAVGLRGYFDHLAVSALSGVAKPDPRLFQEALRALGVAPEEALHVGDAEADLLGAQGAGMRALLFDPTGENPEALHRLPAVLDYLP
- a CDS encoding carboxymuconolactone decarboxylase family protein; this encodes MSVREAIWGEKRAAIEKSLEEVDPDLFRYIRDFAYEEVLARPGLDLKTRELLAITALIALGSPKELATHLEGALRVGATEGEVRETILQSALFLGFPRALAAMKLFHAVLKGRGAPHEGER
- a CDS encoding uroporphyrinogen-III synthase; this translates as MVLLTRGKDRALLERLAALGIEAAEVALLEQVDLPALALLPERLQRADWVAVTSKEGARRLLLAWERAKRPPLRVAAVGEGTAEVLKEGGLSPAFVPGRATAKDLAEGFPEAQRVLFVAGDLAGEDLERGLLARGIAVERLPVYATRERALSPEEVALLERAQVAAFFSPSGARAFARWTDRRPRAACIGPSTAEEARRLGFAVWEAEAPGLEGLFRAILEALSH